The Sulfolobus acidocaldarius DSM 639 genome has a window encoding:
- a CDS encoding Zn-ribbon domain-containing OB-fold protein, which translates to MVTSLKEEELHKHVLIPYKPNAKYAYTAGQAQSRYLLGLKEGKILGRKCVKCGKIYVPPKMYCDECFRPTDIWVEVMDEGYVMTAVASFISWTREKISEPELVGVIRLLPSNPRDFVYPGIFHRLCVSYEEVRNMSVIGKRVKAVWRPKEERKASIEDIQCFKVI; encoded by the coding sequence GTGGTTACTTCTCTAAAAGAGGAGGAATTACATAAGCACGTATTAATTCCATATAAACCTAACGCAAAGTATGCCTATACTGCAGGTCAGGCTCAAAGCAGATATCTCTTAGGTCTAAAGGAGGGAAAGATTCTGGGAAGGAAATGTGTTAAATGCGGCAAGATTTACGTTCCGCCTAAGATGTATTGTGACGAGTGTTTTAGACCCACTGATATCTGGGTAGAAGTAATGGACGAGGGCTATGTAATGACGGCAGTTGCTAGTTTTATAAGTTGGACTAGGGAGAAGATTTCCGAACCAGAACTGGTAGGAGTCATAAGATTGCTTCCATCCAATCCCAGAGACTTCGTTTATCCTGGAATATTCCACAGGCTATGTGTTTCCTACGAAGAGGTGAGGAACATGAGCGTTATTGGAAAGAGGGTTAAGGCAGTATGGAGACCAAAAGAAGAAAGAAAAGCTAGTATAGAGGATATTCAATGCTTTAAGGTGATCTAA
- a CDS encoding Zn-ribbon domain-containing OB-fold protein yields MSWEKEGKEGSLLKWYDIMEAEKYEYTVGPAGERFFQGLKENKIVGSKCKKCGKVYLPPRIYCEDCFTKIEEYVELKLDDAYLDSFTTIYQNDDGQKLTEPVHIGLLRFKGVNGGLFCYLEGTPKKGGRIRVSNFNYPLRISIE; encoded by the coding sequence ATGTCGTGGGAAAAAGAGGGTAAGGAAGGAAGTTTACTGAAATGGTATGACATAATGGAAGCTGAGAAATACGAATATACAGTGGGACCAGCTGGAGAGAGATTCTTCCAAGGTCTTAAGGAGAATAAAATAGTGGGAAGTAAGTGTAAGAAATGTGGGAAAGTCTATCTACCGCCAAGAATATACTGTGAAGACTGTTTCACAAAGATAGAGGAATATGTTGAACTCAAGTTGGATGATGCGTATTTGGACTCATTCACCACAATCTATCAAAATGACGATGGACAAAAATTGACTGAGCCTGTTCATATAGGGTTACTGAGGTTTAAAGGTGTAAATGGCGGTCTGTTCTGTTATCTTGAAGGGACTCCTAAAAAGGGTGGGAGGATAAGAGTTTCAAACTTTAACTACCCCTTGAGAATTTCTATAGAGTAG
- a CDS encoding acyl-CoA dehydrogenase family protein, with translation MSETTILVNSLREFLRREVEKIAEKVDREDYYPRDIVEKLGELGYLVPLQNNLSYYDMVISLEEMAKVSGSVALIADAQGELVGEMLRLFANESQKKQFLDPISRGKMIGSFALTEPTGGSDVGSMKTYAERRNGEWVISGRKMWITQGIYADLFITVARTGSRRGELSVFLLPRSNCIESRKIEVMGNRGTGTSEVVFRECKADESQVVGEINRGWDMVNTVLEVGRLAISGISIGLAESALQEALSWALNREAFGSKLYSFQGIKWYIADSITKLTSVKSFMKEVSKKFEENSNTKGVYASMLKLLSGEVANQVVDLSLQIFGGMGYAKGTKIERIYRDVRLMRIGEGTDEVQRHIISKYVEKYGIPTLDDI, from the coding sequence ATGAGCGAAACAACTATTTTGGTTAATTCTTTAAGAGAATTCCTCAGACGAGAAGTAGAGAAAATCGCAGAGAAGGTAGATAGAGAGGATTATTATCCGAGGGATATTGTGGAAAAGCTAGGGGAGCTTGGCTATCTTGTCCCTTTACAGAACAACTTATCCTATTATGATATGGTCATCTCGTTAGAGGAAATGGCTAAAGTTAGCGGTTCCGTGGCTCTAATTGCTGATGCTCAGGGAGAGTTAGTAGGCGAAATGCTCAGACTATTTGCTAATGAGAGTCAGAAGAAACAGTTTCTTGATCCTATAAGCAGAGGGAAAATGATAGGTAGTTTTGCGTTGACCGAACCCACAGGTGGTAGTGATGTTGGCTCCATGAAAACATATGCTGAGAGGAGAAATGGAGAGTGGGTAATATCAGGACGTAAAATGTGGATAACTCAGGGAATTTACGCTGATCTGTTCATAACTGTAGCTAGGACTGGGTCAAGGAGAGGCGAGTTATCTGTATTCCTATTACCTAGGAGTAATTGTATAGAGAGCAGGAAGATTGAAGTTATGGGTAACAGAGGCACTGGGACATCTGAGGTCGTATTTAGAGAGTGCAAGGCTGACGAGTCTCAAGTTGTTGGGGAGATTAATAGGGGCTGGGATATGGTAAATACTGTGTTAGAGGTTGGAAGATTGGCAATAAGTGGTATATCAATCGGTTTAGCAGAATCTGCACTACAAGAAGCCTTAAGCTGGGCACTAAATAGGGAGGCTTTTGGTAGTAAGTTATATTCTTTTCAGGGAATAAAGTGGTATATTGCTGATTCAATTACAAAACTTACCTCAGTCAAGTCTTTTATGAAAGAGGTCAGTAAGAAGTTTGAGGAAAACTCTAATACCAAGGGAGTTTACGCTTCGATGCTTAAGTTACTTTCTGGAGAGGTAGCAAACCAAGTTGTGGATCTATCTTTACAGATATTTGGAGGGATGGGGTATGCGAAAGGTACAAAGATTGAGAGAATCTACAGGGACGTGAGGTTAATGAGAATTGGCGAAGGCACAGACGAGGTTCAAAGGCATATTATTTCCAAATATGTTGAAAAATACGGAATTCCTACGCTGGATGATATCTAG
- a CDS encoding SRPBCC domain-containing protein, with translation MPQKLSGKFKVKDPAKAVQFASNYSNFISCIPTARDIKDKKFKLDATVGAMKVTVDGELIDYKITENGYVATVQIRGPGVTTTTTTKSTLNGDEVTWEAEYKNEGSMVAMLGNLLDTSVQTMMNQTAECIKNKLNS, from the coding sequence ATGCCTCAAAAGTTAAGTGGGAAATTTAAAGTGAAAGATCCAGCAAAGGCAGTTCAGTTCGCATCCAACTATTCAAACTTCATATCCTGCATACCTACTGCCAGGGACATAAAGGACAAGAAATTCAAACTAGATGCTACTGTAGGTGCAATGAAGGTCACTGTTGATGGTGAATTAATCGACTATAAGATAACAGAGAACGGATATGTGGCTACAGTACAAATAAGAGGTCCTGGTGTCACAACAACCACAACCACCAAGAGTACATTAAATGGAGATGAAGTTACGTGGGAGGCTGAGTATAAGAATGAGGGCTCTATGGTAGCGATGTTAGGAAACCTCCTCGATACTTCAGTTCAAACCATGATGAACCAGACTGCAGAGTGTATTAAAAACAAACTTAATAGTTAA
- a CDS encoding peroxiredoxin, whose protein sequence is MVKIGEKAPIFEAVTDSGERISLADFIGKYNIVLYFYPKDDTPGCTTEACAFRDNWDSLKGFDAMVIGVSSDDTNSHKKFKQKYNLPFILVSDPDKKIREMYNAKGFILPARITFVIDKKGVIRHIYNSQMNPGNHVNEALKALKQIKSEEMSKS, encoded by the coding sequence ATGGTAAAAATAGGGGAAAAGGCACCTATATTTGAAGCTGTTACTGATAGTGGAGAGAGGATTTCATTAGCGGACTTTATTGGAAAATATAATATTGTACTCTACTTCTATCCAAAGGACGATACTCCTGGATGCACAACAGAGGCTTGTGCTTTCAGAGATAACTGGGACTCGTTAAAAGGATTTGACGCAATGGTTATAGGTGTTAGTTCCGACGATACTAACTCACACAAGAAATTTAAACAAAAGTACAACTTACCGTTTATCTTGGTAAGTGACCCCGACAAAAAGATAAGAGAAATGTATAACGCAAAGGGCTTTATCCTACCAGCCAGGATAACGTTTGTAATTGATAAAAAAGGAGTAATTAGACATATTTACAATTCACAGATGAATCCAGGTAACCATGTAAACGAAGCTCTAAAAGCACTTAAACAGATTAAGTCAGAGGAGATGAGCAAAAGCTGA
- a CDS encoding thiolase domain-containing protein: protein MKVNIHLNKRVAVIGAGMTQFRRRILETPQEIAWEASSKALEEAGLELKDIECVVIGSAPDAFDGVNLKGEYLSHGSGGIRKPSSRVFVGGATGVMAAITGWYHVASGMCNTVLVVAEEKMSPARPHPQSVFRYIWDPILEKPLNPNLIWIFAMEMHRYMATYGIKKEEIALVSVKNKRNAANNPYAQLGGNITVDDVLNSEVLVWPVQLLDISPVSDGGAAMVMASEDVARRYSDTPIWVDGVGWTLDNTEWPARDLAYPRYLEFAARMAYKMAGIENPYKELDVIEPYDPFDYKELHHIEGLRIAKRGEAPKLLKEGVFDIDGDIPSSPSGGLLGVGNPIAAAGLMKVISIYWQLKGTAGKMQVKKPVHTGLAQAWGDLMQASTVIIMRN from the coding sequence ATGAAGGTAAACATACATTTGAATAAGAGGGTAGCAGTGATTGGTGCTGGGATGACACAGTTCAGGAGAAGAATACTTGAGACACCTCAGGAGATAGCATGGGAAGCATCTAGTAAGGCATTGGAAGAGGCAGGATTAGAGTTAAAGGACATAGAGTGCGTGGTGATAGGAAGTGCTCCTGATGCCTTCGATGGAGTTAATCTAAAGGGAGAGTACCTATCCCATGGTTCAGGTGGCATTAGAAAGCCCTCGAGCAGAGTATTTGTGGGCGGAGCTACTGGTGTTATGGCTGCTATAACTGGTTGGTATCATGTTGCAAGTGGTATGTGTAATACTGTGCTTGTCGTTGCTGAAGAGAAGATGAGTCCTGCAAGACCTCACCCACAATCAGTATTTAGATATATATGGGATCCTATTTTAGAAAAACCATTGAACCCAAACTTAATATGGATATTCGCTATGGAGATGCATAGGTATATGGCTACTTATGGAATAAAGAAGGAGGAAATAGCGTTAGTGTCTGTAAAGAACAAGAGGAACGCAGCAAATAATCCTTATGCCCAGTTGGGAGGAAACATAACAGTAGATGATGTTCTGAATAGCGAAGTTTTGGTATGGCCAGTTCAGCTTTTGGATATAAGTCCTGTAAGTGATGGAGGAGCAGCAATGGTTATGGCGTCTGAAGATGTGGCTAGAAGATACTCTGATACACCAATTTGGGTTGATGGAGTGGGTTGGACACTGGATAATACAGAATGGCCCGCTAGAGACCTTGCATATCCTAGGTATTTAGAGTTTGCCGCAAGGATGGCTTATAAAATGGCGGGAATAGAGAACCCGTACAAAGAACTTGACGTAATAGAGCCATATGACCCGTTCGATTATAAAGAGTTACATCACATTGAGGGGTTAAGAATTGCAAAGAGAGGAGAAGCACCTAAACTCCTGAAAGAGGGAGTCTTTGATATTGATGGAGATATTCCTAGTAGCCCAAGTGGAGGTCTCCTGGGAGTTGGCAATCCCATAGCAGCTGCAGGTCTTATGAAAGTTATCAGTATATATTGGCAACTAAAGGGCACTGCAGGCAAGATGCAGGTAAAGAAACCAGTTCACACTGGTTTAGCCCAAGCATGGGGCGATCTTATGCAAGCATCCACAGTTATTATTATGCGTAATTGA
- a CDS encoding AMP-binding protein — protein MNWRIYSLEQIKSMSKYAMDDPTSFWRDKTEYITWFKKPESIVEGQAPYDKWFVRGTTNISYNAVDRHIPSRKDKVAFYWANERFETKTVSYLDLYNEVNKATYVLQELGVRKGDSVSLLFPSIPEAVFFSLAVHRLGAVLVIHYVGLSHETLAYRLNDCGSKVMVVASKGIRNGNEIRIKDFVDKLLDSHTTPVKSVLVVSRGYSDFEVKQNRDIVYEDVKPKGKVYVRPEEVESNEPGTIYYTSGTTGKPKGLFHSHAGYTIGLNWAFRALLNPQDNEVWWTVSELGWPVWPMANLYTIPVMGITGVLFEGFIGYKRDLFSRVIERFNVNYVWSSTTTLYTLKSLGEESVKSGDTSSLKIILNTGEPLNVGAWNWLTENMPHVKIGDAYWMTEHLIPIACTPYGLGEIPYKPGSAGIVFPGTYFTVVDDDGKPLPPKQKGYIVVKPLNPATAKMWNDPTYEKIKDKYWSRFPGYFYTGDYGYVDEDGYLFVLGRADDVIRSEGERIGTLEVESIIGTYPQVAETAVVGTTNSIVAFVVPKQGVNPDDVLRNEIKNYCRNSGYIVDKVIFLKRLPKTKSGKIMRRLLKSILANEDPGDVSTLDDIKIIEELKQSLSQT, from the coding sequence ATGAATTGGAGAATATATTCTTTAGAACAAATTAAATCCATGAGCAAGTATGCCATGGATGATCCCACGAGCTTTTGGAGGGATAAAACTGAGTATATCACTTGGTTCAAAAAGCCTGAAAGTATTGTAGAGGGGCAAGCACCATATGACAAGTGGTTTGTGAGAGGAACCACAAATATCAGTTATAACGCCGTAGATAGGCATATTCCCAGTAGGAAAGATAAAGTGGCATTTTACTGGGCTAATGAGAGATTTGAGACTAAGACTGTGTCATATCTAGATTTGTACAATGAGGTGAATAAGGCAACATATGTACTGCAAGAGCTGGGAGTGAGAAAAGGAGATAGTGTATCACTTCTATTTCCTAGTATTCCGGAGGCAGTATTTTTTAGTCTTGCCGTACACAGATTGGGTGCAGTACTTGTAATTCATTATGTAGGATTAAGCCATGAGACATTAGCTTATAGGTTAAATGACTGCGGATCAAAGGTGATGGTTGTTGCCTCGAAGGGGATTAGAAACGGTAACGAGATAAGAATCAAGGACTTTGTGGACAAATTACTTGACTCCCATACCACACCAGTAAAGAGTGTGCTTGTAGTGTCAAGAGGTTACTCGGATTTTGAAGTTAAACAAAACAGGGATATTGTATATGAGGATGTAAAACCAAAGGGAAAGGTGTACGTTAGACCAGAGGAAGTGGAATCAAACGAGCCCGGTACTATTTACTATACTTCTGGTACCACTGGTAAGCCTAAAGGGTTATTCCACTCTCACGCCGGTTATACCATAGGCTTAAACTGGGCTTTTAGGGCACTTTTAAATCCTCAGGATAATGAGGTGTGGTGGACAGTATCTGAATTAGGGTGGCCTGTTTGGCCCATGGCTAACCTATACACAATTCCAGTAATGGGAATTACAGGAGTCCTATTTGAGGGATTCATAGGATATAAAAGGGATTTGTTCTCTAGGGTCATAGAACGATTTAACGTAAATTACGTATGGAGCTCGACCACTACACTTTACACTCTTAAGAGTTTAGGTGAAGAATCTGTAAAGTCAGGAGACACTTCGAGCTTAAAGATCATTCTTAACACAGGGGAACCGCTAAATGTAGGGGCATGGAACTGGTTAACTGAAAACATGCCTCATGTGAAGATCGGTGACGCTTATTGGATGACAGAACACCTTATACCCATAGCCTGCACACCATATGGATTAGGAGAGATTCCTTACAAACCTGGGTCTGCTGGTATAGTATTCCCAGGTACATATTTCACGGTAGTAGACGATGATGGAAAGCCTTTGCCACCAAAGCAGAAGGGATACATAGTGGTCAAACCTTTAAATCCTGCCACAGCTAAGATGTGGAATGACCCCACTTACGAGAAAATAAAAGATAAATATTGGTCTAGATTCCCAGGTTACTTCTATACAGGGGATTACGGATATGTAGATGAAGACGGATATCTTTTTGTACTGGGAAGAGCTGACGACGTGATAAGAAGTGAGGGAGAAAGAATAGGAACCCTTGAGGTGGAAAGTATAATTGGGACCTATCCTCAAGTTGCAGAGACTGCAGTTGTGGGAACAACAAATTCTATTGTGGCTTTTGTTGTTCCTAAGCAGGGAGTTAACCCAGATGATGTTTTAAGAAATGAAATCAAGAACTATTGTAGAAACTCTGGATATATTGTAGATAAGGTGATATTTCTTAAGAGGTTACCAAAGACTAAGAGCGGAAAGATTATGAGAAGATTATTAAAGTCAATTTTAGCTAACGAGGATCCGGGTGATGTTTCAACTCTAGATGACATCAAGATTATTGAAGAGTTAAAACAGTCCCTTAGCCAGACATAA
- a CDS encoding indolepyruvate oxidoreductase subunit beta, protein MARVNILLAGVGGQGIITMGKMIAEAGNYCNVKVLVAETHGLAQRGGAVNVHVRIGDVNSPLIPLGGADYLVGLEATEVLRNLNYCSKNTVIVLNNYVLRPVLPKVRLLEIREVLDRLKGLNVHLINAYEIAEKAGNTKAVNAALLGYLYSIGAFKGLLTEEAFYKSLKYESNVKAFQSAKSAFAHLL, encoded by the coding sequence ATGGCTAGAGTAAATATCCTTCTTGCAGGAGTAGGCGGTCAAGGTATTATAACAATGGGCAAAATGATCGCAGAGGCTGGGAACTACTGTAATGTCAAGGTATTAGTTGCAGAAACTCACGGTTTAGCTCAGAGGGGAGGGGCTGTAAATGTTCATGTAAGGATAGGGGATGTGAATTCTCCTCTCATTCCGCTAGGAGGAGCTGATTATTTAGTAGGGTTAGAGGCTACTGAAGTCCTAAGGAACTTGAATTACTGCTCAAAAAACACAGTCATAGTTCTAAACAACTACGTATTGAGACCGGTTTTACCCAAAGTGAGGTTATTGGAGATTAGGGAGGTTCTTGACAGACTTAAGGGCTTAAATGTTCATCTAATAAATGCGTACGAAATAGCCGAGAAGGCAGGGAATACTAAGGCTGTAAACGCAGCCCTGCTAGGATACCTTTACAGTATAGGAGCATTCAAGGGGCTATTGACTGAAGAGGCGTTTTACAAGTCTCTAAAGTACGAGAGTAATGTCAAAGCCTTTCAATCAGCTAAATCAGCTTTTGCTCATCTCCTCTGA
- a CDS encoding thiolase domain-containing protein has protein sequence MVVFLNRTAIIGVGWYGFRPTTPEVSFREMVFEAASRAYKDAGDINPRTDVDSFISCQEDFWEGISISDEFAPDQIGGAMRPTMTVAGDTIQGLAHGIMHINAGVADVVAIEGHSKVSDILTFPDLVKFAMDPIYLRTLNPPNFHFLAGIDAVKFMERKGVTREDLALVVEKNKKAGLKSVRSSYASNLSVDEILRHNEYVVYPLTRLDIASFVDGAITIVIASEEVAKRVKGDDYLIIRGVGYATDSVNAETSDMGKATYMKLAANMAYRMGKIDSPRKYFNAVFVDDRYSYKELQHLEALGISEEPVKDLREGNLHPQGEIPVNPLGGHLSKGVPLEAAGFSLLLDAIDYINSGKGDRALVGSWRGIPTFTGSVVVVERP, from the coding sequence TTGGTGGTTTTTCTGAATAGAACAGCCATTATTGGCGTGGGTTGGTATGGTTTTAGACCAACTACACCAGAAGTGTCCTTCAGAGAAATGGTATTTGAGGCAGCGTCGAGGGCATATAAGGACGCAGGAGATATTAATCCAAGAACAGATGTTGATTCTTTTATATCATGCCAAGAGGATTTTTGGGAGGGAATATCTATAAGCGACGAGTTTGCTCCAGATCAAATAGGAGGGGCAATGAGACCAACTATGACCGTTGCAGGCGATACAATCCAGGGTTTAGCTCATGGTATAATGCATATTAACGCCGGTGTAGCAGATGTCGTTGCCATTGAAGGTCATTCCAAGGTAAGTGATATTCTAACATTCCCCGACCTAGTGAAATTTGCCATGGATCCGATTTACTTAAGGACATTAAACCCTCCTAACTTTCACTTTCTCGCAGGAATAGATGCAGTGAAATTTATGGAAAGGAAAGGAGTAACAAGGGAGGACTTAGCTTTAGTTGTAGAAAAGAACAAAAAGGCTGGGCTTAAGTCTGTGAGATCATCTTATGCCAGTAACTTATCAGTAGATGAGATTCTTAGACATAATGAGTATGTGGTGTACCCCTTAACTAGACTAGATATTGCCTCATTCGTGGATGGAGCAATTACAATTGTGATAGCCTCTGAGGAGGTTGCAAAGAGAGTTAAGGGGGATGACTATCTAATAATAAGGGGAGTTGGATATGCAACAGATTCAGTCAATGCCGAGACCTCAGATATGGGTAAAGCTACATACATGAAACTAGCGGCAAATATGGCATATAGAATGGGTAAGATTGACTCGCCGAGAAAATACTTCAATGCGGTATTTGTTGACGATAGATACAGTTATAAAGAGTTACAACATCTTGAGGCATTAGGGATCTCAGAAGAACCAGTTAAAGATCTGAGAGAGGGTAATTTACATCCACAAGGCGAAATACCGGTTAATCCTCTAGGCGGTCATCTGTCTAAAGGGGTTCCGTTGGAAGCTGCAGGGTTCTCTCTTCTACTAGACGCAATAGACTACATAAATAGTGGAAAAGGAGATAGAGCTCTTGTTGGATCCTGGAGAGGGATCCCTACTTTTACAGGTTCTGTTGTGGTGGTGGAAAGACCATGA
- a CDS encoding indolepyruvate ferredoxin oxidoreductase subunit alpha — protein sequence MITSSLARQILLGNEAIALASLASGVSVAAGYPGTPSTEILETIQKHSRNVYVEWSANEKVAFETAYGAAINGAYALTTMKHVGLNVAADPLMSSSYTGVEGAFVIVSADDPSMWSSQNEQDNRYYGLHGLIPVIEPYDPQSAYNLMIEAFKLSAKVKHPVIFRTTTRISHVRAPVSIKPPINPIYGKVTKNPKKYVLVPENARRNRMEQLKRWEMIKEEVENLNEYEDNGSKDLIIASGISYSFVKDAMNELNIRANLLRISTPVPIPSKLILKAVSEAERVLIVEEVEPIVEYQVKDLLYDHGIRVELHGKDIVSKVGEMTLDKVYSAFSRFFDLNLDLSFLESPSDIPQRPPALCPGCPHRSSFVDLKKALSMTSMSNAFISGDIGCYTLGLLPPFEEQDSSTDMGSSVGIANGVYRATGNIPVAIIGDSTFFHSGMSGLANAVYNKTPLVLLVLDNRSTAMTGQQPSPSKEIDIGEVAKGLGVRFVKYFDPFEMNSSVKSLTEAIEWVKKNKEPAVIIAKRACALLVTDVIDDNKLPKAVVDMAKCTGCTICYDYFTCPAIIPRKDKKAEIDVYNCIGCGACVPVCPFKAISIKGDKPEGWDKLWLE from the coding sequence ATGATTACTTCTTCATTAGCCAGGCAAATCTTGCTAGGAAACGAAGCAATAGCACTCGCCTCATTGGCATCAGGGGTGTCAGTAGCCGCAGGATACCCAGGCACACCCTCCACAGAAATACTGGAGACAATACAAAAACATAGTAGGAACGTTTATGTAGAATGGAGTGCAAATGAAAAAGTAGCCTTTGAGACAGCGTACGGTGCAGCCATAAATGGGGCATATGCATTGACTACAATGAAGCATGTAGGTTTAAACGTTGCTGCAGATCCATTAATGAGTTCCTCCTATACAGGAGTTGAGGGTGCCTTTGTTATAGTATCAGCCGATGATCCCTCGATGTGGTCTTCTCAAAACGAACAGGATAATCGTTATTATGGTTTACATGGCTTAATTCCAGTCATTGAACCTTATGATCCGCAGTCAGCTTACAACCTAATGATAGAGGCTTTCAAACTCAGTGCTAAGGTAAAACATCCCGTAATATTCAGGACCACAACAAGGATAAGTCATGTGAGAGCCCCCGTTTCAATAAAACCGCCTATAAATCCCATATACGGTAAGGTGACAAAGAACCCCAAGAAATACGTCCTTGTACCTGAAAATGCCAGGAGGAACAGAATGGAGCAGTTGAAAAGGTGGGAAATGATAAAGGAGGAAGTGGAAAACCTAAATGAATATGAAGACAACGGTTCTAAGGACTTAATTATAGCATCAGGTATATCATATTCCTTTGTCAAAGACGCAATGAACGAACTGAACATAAGAGCCAATTTATTACGCATTTCAACCCCTGTACCCATACCTAGTAAATTGATTTTAAAAGCCGTAAGCGAGGCTGAAAGGGTATTAATTGTGGAAGAAGTGGAACCAATTGTGGAATATCAAGTTAAGGACTTGCTCTATGATCATGGTATAAGGGTAGAGCTTCATGGAAAGGACATAGTAAGTAAAGTAGGAGAGATGACATTGGACAAAGTTTATAGTGCGTTCAGCAGGTTTTTTGATCTGAATTTAGATTTAAGTTTTCTAGAGTCACCTTCAGATATTCCTCAGAGACCTCCAGCACTATGTCCAGGCTGTCCTCACAGAAGCTCATTTGTAGATCTCAAGAAAGCTTTGTCGATGACCTCGATGAGTAATGCGTTCATATCAGGAGACATTGGATGTTACACTCTGGGACTTTTACCCCCATTTGAAGAGCAAGATTCCTCGACAGATATGGGCTCAAGTGTAGGTATTGCGAATGGTGTCTATAGAGCTACCGGAAATATACCTGTTGCTATTATAGGTGATTCCACGTTCTTCCACAGTGGTATGAGTGGCTTAGCTAATGCTGTATATAACAAGACCCCTCTTGTTCTCCTAGTTCTAGATAACAGATCCACCGCAATGACTGGACAACAGCCAAGTCCTTCAAAGGAGATAGATATAGGAGAAGTTGCCAAAGGACTCGGTGTAAGGTTTGTGAAGTACTTTGATCCTTTTGAGATGAACTCTTCCGTTAAGAGCTTGACCGAGGCTATCGAGTGGGTAAAGAAGAACAAAGAGCCTGCGGTGATAATAGCCAAGAGAGCTTGTGCCCTATTAGTTACAGATGTGATTGATGATAATAAATTACCTAAAGCTGTAGTTGATATGGCTAAGTGTACTGGTTGTACCATATGTTATGATTACTTCACATGCCCTGCTATTATCCCCAGGAAGGATAAGAAGGCTGAAATAGACGTTTATAACTGTATAGGCTGTGGAGCATGTGTACCCGTCTGTCCATTTAAGGCAATATCTATAAAAGGAGATAAGCCGGAGGGATGGGATAAGTTATGGCTAGAGTAA
- a CDS encoding helix-turn-helix domain-containing protein yields the protein MRFSLQLGVLLTLLILLTCVVSSSSSQLNNQIIIYYNGTVVATLNNVNQFKLIGSSYNDIRVTGASYTIVNGYMYFHNITGSIYVVYNTVLPKGVINVVENNSFNVIVLLPINATLNYISPQPSSFTVVNNLYNLTFKNVSQITLLYASSPSPQVTVSQQNNLVFPIIIALVIIDAVLLYFLVRLFRRRNVEIVTQGAEDEEVNLSNETLDERDTMILEAIKMGGNNLTEIMRLTGLPKSTIYRRIRKLVRLGYVEEIRERGKVRYSVKKEKN from the coding sequence ATGCGGTTTTCATTACAACTTGGGGTTCTGCTAACTCTACTAATACTCCTTACATGCGTGGTGTCTAGTTCATCTTCACAGTTGAACAATCAAATCATAATATATTATAACGGAACTGTTGTGGCGACATTAAATAATGTAAACCAGTTCAAGCTGATAGGTTCTAGTTATAATGACATTAGGGTGACAGGTGCAAGTTACACAATAGTAAATGGTTACATGTACTTTCACAATATTACAGGGAGTATATACGTAGTCTACAATACAGTTCTTCCTAAAGGAGTTATTAACGTGGTAGAAAATAACAGTTTTAACGTTATTGTTCTCCTTCCCATAAATGCCACGTTAAATTACATTTCTCCTCAACCCAGTAGCTTTACAGTGGTTAACAATCTATATAATTTGACATTCAAGAATGTGTCTCAAATTACTTTACTTTATGCATCTTCACCCTCTCCCCAAGTTACAGTTTCACAACAAAACAATTTAGTATTCCCCATAATCATAGCTCTTGTGATAATAGACGCTGTTCTATTGTATTTCTTGGTTAGGCTATTCAGGAGGAGAAATGTCGAGATCGTCACGCAGGGAGCTGAGGATGAAGAGGTAAATTTATCCAATGAAACACTAGATGAGAGAGATACAATGATTTTAGAAGCCATAAAGATGGGAGGGAATAACTTAACAGAAATAATGAGACTTACTGGCTTACCTAAATCCACCATATATAGGAGGATAAGGAAACTCGTGAGGCTAGGATATGTGGAAGAAATCAGGGAAAGAGGTAAGGTAAGGTATTCAGTTAAGAAAGAAAAGAATTAA